The Pseudochaenichthys georgianus chromosome 8, fPseGeo1.2, whole genome shotgun sequence genome has a segment encoding these proteins:
- the cyth3b gene encoding cytohesin-3 isoform X2 — translation MEEDNQVPQDLSLEERDELSNIRRRKKELLDDIERLKFEISEVMTEIEQLTCVGESKTTQRNKQIAMGRKKFNMDPKKGIQFLLENDLLQHTPEDVSQFLYKGEGLNKTVIGDFLGEREDFNLKVLQAFVELHEFADLNLVQALRQFLWSFRLPGEAQKIDRMMEAFASRYCQCNPGVFQSTDTCYVLSFAIIMLNTSLHNPNVRDKPPVERFISMNRGINEGGDLPEDLLRNLFDSIKSEPFKIPEDDGNDLTHTFFNPDREGWLLKLGGRVKTWKRRWFILTDNCLYYFEYTTDKEPRGIIPLENLSIREVEEPRKPNCFELYKPNHKGQVIKACKTEADGRVVEGNHVVYRISAPTPEEKEEWIKSIKASISKDPFYDMLATRKRRIANKK, via the exons TACCCCAGGACCTGTCTTTGGAGGAAAGAGATGAGCTGTCGAACATACGACGCAGGAAAAAAGAGCTTCTTGATGATATTGAA CGGCTGAAGTTTGAGATTTCCGAGGTAATGACTGAGATTGAGCAGCTTACTTGCGTGGGGGAGAG TAAGACAACACAAAGAAATAAACAGATCGCCATGGGGAGGAAGAAGTTCAATATGGACCCTAAAAAG gGCATCCAGTTTCTTCTGGAGAACGATCTTCTCCAGCACACCCCAGAGGACGTCTCTCAGTTCCTCTACAAAGGCGAGGGGCTCAACAAAACAGTCATCGGGGACTTCTTAGGGGAACG GGAGGACTTTAACCTCAAGGTCCTCCAGGCGTTTGTGGAGCTTCATGAGTTTGCAGACCTCAACCTCGTACAAGCCTTACG gcagtttctgtggagctTCAGACTTCCTGGCGAAGCCCAGAAGATTGATCGTATGATGGAGGCGTTTGCATCCAGATACTGCCAATGTAATCCTGGCGTCTTCCAGTCCACAG ACACCTGCTATGTCCTATCATTTGCCATCATTATGCTGAACACAAGCCTGCACAATCCCAACGTCAGAGACAAGCCCCCCGTGGAGCGCTTCATCTCCATGAACAGAGGGATCAATGAGGGGGGAGACCTCCCAGAGGACCTACTCAGG AATCTATTCGACAGCATCAAGAGCGAACCCTTTAAGATCCCCGAGGATGATGGGAATGACCTGACGCACACATTCTTCAACCCAGACAGAGAGGGCTGGCTGCTTAAATTAG GGGGCCGAGTGAAAACCTGGAAGCGAAGGTGGTTCATCCTGACTGACAACTGCCTCTACTACTTCGAATACAcaact GACAAAGAGCCTCGTGGGATTATCCCGCTGGAGAATCTGAGCATCAGGGAGGTGGAGGAGCCCAGGAAACCT AACTGTTTCGAGCTCTATAAACCTAACCACAAGGGCCAGGTAATCAAAGCCTGCAAGACGGAGGCAGATGGGCGTGTCGTCGAGGGAAACCACGTGGTGTACAGGATATCAGCGCCCACGCCGGAAGAGAAAGAGGAGTGGATTAAATCCATCAA GGCCAGCATCAGCAAAGACCCTTTCTACGACATGCTGGCCACCAGGAAGAGACGCATCGCCAACAAGAAGTGA
- the cyth3b gene encoding cytohesin-3 isoform X1, giving the protein MSVIMGPGERKRRCVPQDLSLEERDELSNIRRRKKELLDDIERLKFEISEVMTEIEQLTCVGESKTTQRNKQIAMGRKKFNMDPKKGIQFLLENDLLQHTPEDVSQFLYKGEGLNKTVIGDFLGEREDFNLKVLQAFVELHEFADLNLVQALRQFLWSFRLPGEAQKIDRMMEAFASRYCQCNPGVFQSTDTCYVLSFAIIMLNTSLHNPNVRDKPPVERFISMNRGINEGGDLPEDLLRNLFDSIKSEPFKIPEDDGNDLTHTFFNPDREGWLLKLGGRVKTWKRRWFILTDNCLYYFEYTTDKEPRGIIPLENLSIREVEEPRKPNCFELYKPNHKGQVIKACKTEADGRVVEGNHVVYRISAPTPEEKEEWIKSIKASISKDPFYDMLATRKRRIANKK; this is encoded by the exons TACCCCAGGACCTGTCTTTGGAGGAAAGAGATGAGCTGTCGAACATACGACGCAGGAAAAAAGAGCTTCTTGATGATATTGAA CGGCTGAAGTTTGAGATTTCCGAGGTAATGACTGAGATTGAGCAGCTTACTTGCGTGGGGGAGAG TAAGACAACACAAAGAAATAAACAGATCGCCATGGGGAGGAAGAAGTTCAATATGGACCCTAAAAAG gGCATCCAGTTTCTTCTGGAGAACGATCTTCTCCAGCACACCCCAGAGGACGTCTCTCAGTTCCTCTACAAAGGCGAGGGGCTCAACAAAACAGTCATCGGGGACTTCTTAGGGGAACG GGAGGACTTTAACCTCAAGGTCCTCCAGGCGTTTGTGGAGCTTCATGAGTTTGCAGACCTCAACCTCGTACAAGCCTTACG gcagtttctgtggagctTCAGACTTCCTGGCGAAGCCCAGAAGATTGATCGTATGATGGAGGCGTTTGCATCCAGATACTGCCAATGTAATCCTGGCGTCTTCCAGTCCACAG ACACCTGCTATGTCCTATCATTTGCCATCATTATGCTGAACACAAGCCTGCACAATCCCAACGTCAGAGACAAGCCCCCCGTGGAGCGCTTCATCTCCATGAACAGAGGGATCAATGAGGGGGGAGACCTCCCAGAGGACCTACTCAGG AATCTATTCGACAGCATCAAGAGCGAACCCTTTAAGATCCCCGAGGATGATGGGAATGACCTGACGCACACATTCTTCAACCCAGACAGAGAGGGCTGGCTGCTTAAATTAG GGGGCCGAGTGAAAACCTGGAAGCGAAGGTGGTTCATCCTGACTGACAACTGCCTCTACTACTTCGAATACAcaact GACAAAGAGCCTCGTGGGATTATCCCGCTGGAGAATCTGAGCATCAGGGAGGTGGAGGAGCCCAGGAAACCT AACTGTTTCGAGCTCTATAAACCTAACCACAAGGGCCAGGTAATCAAAGCCTGCAAGACGGAGGCAGATGGGCGTGTCGTCGAGGGAAACCACGTGGTGTACAGGATATCAGCGCCCACGCCGGAAGAGAAAGAGGAGTGGATTAAATCCATCAA GGCCAGCATCAGCAAAGACCCTTTCTACGACATGCTGGCCACCAGGAAGAGACGCATCGCCAACAAGAAGTGA
- the cacng5b gene encoding voltage-dependent calcium channel gamma-5 subunit, with the protein MSSCSRKALTLLSSVFAISGLGLLGVAVSTDYWLYLEEGVILPLNQSIVVKTSLHSGLWRVCFLAGEESGRCFTIAYIMPMNVQLTSESTGSVLEMIRSATPFPLVSLFFMFIGFVINNIGHIRPHRTILAFVSGIFFILSGLALVVGLVLYISSINDEMLNSIRSSEAYFIYKYGWSFAFAAISFLLTKSAGVMSVYLFMKRYSAEELYQPRHPGFYRPRLSNCSDHSGQFLHPEAWSRRRSPSDISSDASLQMSASYPALLKCPDNDHVLSSPC; encoded by the exons ATGAGCTCGTGCAGCAGGAAGGCCCTGACTCTGCTGAGCAGTGTGTTTGCTATCAGTGGCCTGGGGCTGCTGGGAGTGGCGGTCAGCACCGACTACTGGTTGTACCTGGAGGAGGGCGTCATTCTGCCTCTGAACCAGAGCATTGTCGTCAAGACCTCGCTGCACTCCGGCCTCTGGAGAGTCTGCTTCCTGGCCG GTGAGGAATCTGGTCGCTGCTTCACCATCGCCTACATCATGCCCATGAATGTCCAGTTGACGTCAGAGTCCACAGGAAGTGTGCTCG AGATGATTCGCTCGGCCACTCCGTTCCCTCTGGTCAGCCTCTTCTTCATGTTCATCGGCTTCGTCATCAACAACATCGGCCACATCCGGCCTCACCGCACCATCCTGGCGTTTGTCTCTGGGATCTTCTTCATCCTCTCAG GTCTGGCTCTGGTGGTGGGTCTGGTGCTCTACATCTCCAGTATAAATGATGAAATGCTGAACAGTATTAGGAGCAGTGAGGCCTATTTTATCTACAAGTACGGCTGGTCCTTTGCCTTCGCTGCCATCTCTTTTCTGCTGACTAAG AGTGCAGGCGTCATGTCCGTCTACCTGTTCATGAAGCGCTACTCAGCAGAGGAGCTCTACCAGCCTCGTCACCCCGGTTTCTACCGCCCCCGTCTCAGCAACTGCTCCGACCACTCTGGCCAGTTCCTCCACCCGGAGGCCTGGTCCCGCAGGCGAAGTCCCTCCGACATCTCGAGTGACGCTTCGCTCCAGATGAGCGCCAGCTACCCGGCTCTCCTCAAATGCCCTGACAACGACCATGTCTTGTCCTCACCCTGCTGA
- the LOC117451253 gene encoding high mobility group protein hmg-12-like, which translates to MGVLHSTQSKEGEKCQHVTEVVQADSNSSEEETSTAATQQRDLGSIEGDSTVHMSDNSATEIGARMPEGSNELKICVTDDVNIMKLVSGIASDGTTLSPRERGCPKLTKHEEHEESGDVHADISVQTQVSQEPASNEALRVLTSPTDQSPKKRGRPRNSETADVKDSPKGDSEIPTKGRPKGSAKRKFECLTSEENKRPTLGSELSSEEEEEDDGGSLYSPIRKKGRPRKVVTPEGSTQNTSNETAETAKRGRGRQRKSIVQESGEEPPVKKAMGRPKGSFKKKVPDEEGQPESSTPQKVPAKMGRPRKYPLSTLEELNAPKVQKKLGRPRKSLPASSSSPSRDVDTPKKRGRPPGTQKSDVGTPKKMGRPPGTPKSEVGIPHKRSRPRGSVRQRDAKLETTLTEHSEGSDASSDGEESVE; encoded by the exons ATGGGTGTGTTGCACTCAACACAGAGTAAGGAAGGCGAAAAGTGTCAGCATG TTACAGAAGTAGTCCAAGCTGACAGCAACAGTAGTGAAGAGGAAACATCGACAGCTGCCACACAACAAAGAGATTTGGGGAGCATTGAGGGAGATTCCACCGTGCACATGTCTGACAACAGTGCCACTGAAATAGGAGCGAGGATGCCAGAAGGTTCCAATGAGTTGAAGATTTGTGTTACAGACGATGTTAACATCATGAAGCTGGTTTCAGGCATTGCAAGTGATGGCACAACTCTGTCCCCTAGGGAAAGAGGGTGTCCAAAACTCACAAAGCACGAAGAGCATGAAGAATCGGGAGATGTCCATGCTGACATTTCTGTTCAAACTCAAGTTTCCCAGGAACCGGCCAGTAATGAAGCCTTACGAGTCCTTACGAGTCCGACAGACCAATCTCCTAAGAAAAGAGGCAGGCCAAGGAATTCTGAGACGGCTGATGTCAAAGACTCACCGAAGGGAGACTCTGAAATACCAACAAAGGGTCGTCCAAAAGGATCCGCGAAGCGCAAGTTTGAATGTTTAACAAGTGAAGAGAATAAGAGACCGACGCTGGGGTCCGAGTTGAGcagtgaggaggaagaggaggatgatggtGGAAGCCTATACTCTCCAATAAGGAAGAAAGGTCGACCTAGGAAGGTGGTAACACCAGAGGGGTCGACACAGAACACATCAAATGAAACCGCAGAGACGGCTAAAAGAGGGAGGGGGAGGCAGAGAAAAAGTATCGTGCAGGAGAGCGGAGAGGAACCGCCAGTTAAGAAGGCAATGGGTCGACCGAAAGGCAGTTTCAAAAAGAAGGTGCCCGATGAGGAAGGCCAGCCTGAGAGTAGCACGCCCCAAAAAGTTCCAGCCAAAATGGGAAGGCCACGAAAATACCCTTTGTCCACCCTCGAGGAGCTGAATGCGCCAAAAGTACAGAAGAAGCTTGGAAGGCCTCGCAAGAGTTTACCCGCCTCTTCATCCTCACCAAGCAGGGATGTTGACACCCCAAAAAAAAGGGGTCGTCCCCCAGGTACTCAAAAAAGTGACGTTGGCACCCCAAAAAAAATGGGCCGCCCTCCAGGTACTCCAAAAAGTGAAGTTGGCATCCCGCATAAGAGGAGTCGCCCTAGAGGTTCAGTCAGACAAAGGGATGCCAAGCTCGAGACCACCCTCACCGAACATTCAGAAGGAAGTGATGCATCATCTGATGGGGAAGAGTCGGTAGAATAG